One part of the Mesorhizobium sp. M4B.F.Ca.ET.058.02.1.1 genome encodes these proteins:
- a CDS encoding DUF1045 domain-containing protein — protein MRYAIYFTPSQDEPLARIAANWLGRDPFGAATRPVEAVGELSAAEVAFHTASARRYGFHATLKAPFRLAGNETEASLRAALDSFVEGTQPVIIPRLVVGQIDGFFALVPEAPVPALNRFAGDVVLAFDRFRAPLTEAEIERRSPDSLKPDEFRNLCQWGYPYVFETFRFHMTLSGRVASQESPRLRAAIDSLFTEVLLRPVLVDALTLFVETEPGAPFMVLSHHALGRRSARKTA, from the coding sequence ATGCGCTACGCCATCTATTTCACCCCAAGCCAGGACGAGCCGCTGGCGCGGATCGCCGCCAATTGGCTGGGACGCGACCCGTTCGGCGCCGCCACTCGGCCGGTCGAGGCCGTGGGTGAGCTGTCGGCGGCCGAAGTTGCCTTCCACACCGCTTCGGCGCGCCGTTACGGTTTCCATGCCACGCTGAAGGCGCCATTCCGGCTGGCCGGGAACGAGACTGAGGCTTCTCTGCGCGCCGCGCTCGACAGCTTTGTCGAAGGGACCCAGCCGGTCATCATCCCGCGCCTGGTCGTCGGCCAGATCGACGGCTTCTTCGCGCTGGTGCCGGAAGCGCCAGTGCCGGCGCTCAACCGCTTCGCCGGCGATGTCGTGCTCGCCTTCGACCGCTTCCGCGCGCCGCTGACCGAGGCCGAGATCGAGCGCCGCAGCCCCGATTCGCTGAAGCCGGACGAGTTCCGCAACCTGTGCCAATGGGGCTACCCTTACGTCTTCGAGACCTTCCGCTTTCATATGACGCTGTCCGGCCGCGTCGCGTCACAGGAAAGCCCTCGTCTGCGCGCAGCAATCGACAGCCTGTTCACGGAAGTGCTGCTGCGGCCGGTGTTGGTCGATGCGCTGACGCTGTTCGTCGAAACCGAACCGGGCGCCCCGTTCATGGTGCTGTCCCACCACGCGCTGGGACGCCGCTCGGCCCGGAAAACTGCCTGA
- the iolB gene encoding 5-deoxy-glucuronate isomerase encodes MSKLLVKADKGHGRVAHVTPQSAGWTYVGFDLHRLKSGEAASGETADREVCLVFVSGKGKASAAGKDLGLLGERMSPFEGKPWSVYVPEGSNWSVTADTELELAVCSAPGLGGGLPARVIAPRDLGQEVRGKGTNTRYVTNILPEGKPADSLLVVEVITPGGHTSSYPPHKHDQDNLPAESYLEETYYHRLNPPQGFAFQRVYTDAGRNGERELDEAMAIEDGDVVLVPKGYHPCAACHGYDLYYLNVMAGPKRTWKFHNAPEHEWLMKA; translated from the coding sequence ATGTCCAAACTGCTCGTCAAGGCCGACAAGGGCCACGGCCGCGTCGCCCACGTCACGCCGCAAAGCGCCGGCTGGACCTATGTCGGCTTTGACCTTCATCGGCTCAAGTCCGGCGAGGCGGCTTCGGGTGAAACGGCCGACCGCGAGGTCTGCCTGGTCTTCGTCTCCGGCAAGGGCAAGGCGTCCGCCGCCGGCAAGGATCTCGGCCTGCTCGGCGAGCGCATGTCGCCCTTCGAGGGCAAGCCCTGGTCGGTCTATGTGCCGGAGGGATCCAACTGGTCGGTGACCGCCGACACCGAGCTGGAACTCGCCGTCTGCTCGGCGCCCGGACTGGGCGGCGGCCTGCCGGCCCGCGTCATCGCTCCGCGGGATCTCGGCCAGGAAGTGCGCGGCAAGGGCACCAACACGCGCTACGTCACCAACATCCTGCCCGAAGGCAAGCCGGCCGACTCGCTGCTGGTGGTCGAGGTCATCACGCCGGGCGGTCACACCTCCAGCTATCCGCCGCACAAGCATGACCAGGACAATCTCCCCGCGGAGTCCTATCTCGAGGAAACCTACTACCATCGCCTCAACCCGCCGCAGGGCTTTGCCTTCCAGCGCGTCTATACCGACGCCGGCAGGAATGGCGAGCGCGAGCTGGACGAGGCGATGGCGATCGAGGACGGCGATGTGGTGCTGGTGCCGAAGGGCTACCACCCATGCGCCGCCTGCCATGGCTACGATCTCTACTATCTCAATGTCATGGCCGGGCCGAAGCGCACCTGGAAGTTTCACAACGCGCCCGAGCACGAATGGCTGATGAAGGCCTGA
- a CDS encoding DUF3329 domain-containing protein, with product MKDYEHPFFRPLWRRIAVVAVCLAWSVIEFASGTPFWGVIALGFAGYAVWQFFYLYKPAEEAKPPAEPKE from the coding sequence ATGAAAGACTATGAGCACCCGTTCTTCCGGCCGCTGTGGCGGCGCATCGCCGTGGTGGCTGTCTGCCTGGCCTGGTCGGTGATCGAGTTCGCTTCCGGCACGCCTTTCTGGGGCGTCATCGCGCTCGGCTTCGCCGGCTATGCCGTCTGGCAGTTCTTCTATCTCTACAAGCCGGCTGAAGAGGCCAAGCCTCCGGCCGAACCGAAGGAATGA
- the iolE gene encoding myo-inosose-2 dehydratase gives MKAKLGMSPIAWWNDDLVELSDDVSLEECLRQSRSAGFTGMEMGRRFPNDPKVMLPILKEADVTLCGGWFSGTLVDEEMARNKDRIQPMIDLFKAVNAPCIVYGEVGRSIQGDRSKPLSTKPKLSGDEMKAYGRRLTEFGEWCAEQGMPLSYHHHMAAVVETEPELDAFMRHSGEGIPLLLDAGHLAFAGGDVLRAIDNHHKRINHVHVKDVRMGVIDKLDRTKQSFLDAVALGAFTVPGDGSLDFGAIVQRFADHGYEGWFVVEAEQDPKANPPLRMAQVGYKELMRVMTAAGYTVETQGFPA, from the coding sequence TTGAAAGCCAAACTGGGCATGTCCCCCATCGCGTGGTGGAACGACGATCTCGTGGAACTGAGCGATGACGTGTCGCTGGAGGAGTGTCTGCGCCAGTCGCGCTCGGCCGGCTTCACCGGCATGGAGATGGGCCGCCGCTTCCCCAACGATCCGAAGGTGATGCTGCCGATCCTGAAAGAGGCGGACGTCACGCTGTGCGGCGGCTGGTTCTCCGGCACGCTGGTTGATGAGGAGATGGCCAGGAACAAGGACCGCATCCAGCCGATGATCGACCTGTTCAAGGCCGTCAACGCGCCCTGCATCGTTTATGGCGAGGTCGGCCGCTCCATCCAGGGCGACCGTTCGAAGCCGCTTTCCACCAAGCCGAAACTCTCCGGTGACGAGATGAAGGCCTATGGCAGGCGCCTGACCGAATTCGGCGAATGGTGCGCCGAGCAGGGCATGCCGCTTTCCTACCACCATCACATGGCGGCGGTCGTCGAGACCGAGCCGGAGCTCGATGCCTTCATGCGCCATTCCGGCGAGGGCATTCCGCTGCTGCTCGACGCCGGTCATCTCGCCTTTGCCGGCGGCGACGTGCTGCGCGCCATCGACAACCACCACAAGCGCATCAACCACGTCCATGTGAAGGATGTGCGCATGGGCGTGATCGACAAGCTCGACCGCACGAAACAGTCCTTCCTCGATGCCGTGGCGCTCGGCGCCTTCACCGTTCCGGGCGACGGTTCGTTGGATTTCGGCGCCATCGTGCAGCGGTTTGCCGACCATGGCTATGAAGGCTGGTTCGTGGTCGAGGCCGAGCAGGACCCGAAGGCAAATCCACCGCTCAGGATGGCGCAGGTCGGCTACAAGGAACTGATGCGGGTGATGACGGCCGCCGGTTACACGGTCGAGACGCAGGGTTTTCCGGCCTGA
- the iolD gene encoding 3D-(3,5/4)-trihydroxycyclohexane-1,2-dione acylhydrolase (decyclizing): protein MTKTVRLTMAQAVTRFLSRQMTEIDGQKVPIFGGVWAIFGHGNVAGIGEALYQVRDGLPTFRAHNEQAMAHAAIAYAKANFRRRFMAATSSIGPGALNMVTAAALAHVNRLPVLFLPGDVFANRLPDPVLQQAEDFSDGTASVNDCFRAVSRYFDRITRPEQIIPALNRAMQVLTDPAECGPVTLSLCQDVQAEAYDYPESLFAERLWTPRRVRPDRNELAAAVAALKSAKKPLVIAGGGVLYSQASGELAKLVQGAGIPVCETQGGKSSLSDDHPLNMAAVGVTGTSAANRLAEEADVVLAVGTRLQDFTTGSWALFKNAGRTIIGLNTQVFDAGKHWALPLVADAAEGLAELSAALKGWKAPAAWTDNALKGKTEWQAAAAKVTASTNAAYPSDAQVIGAVQRAMGSGVTLLHAAGGLPGELHKLWQAGAPGSYHAEYGFSTMGYEIAGGIGVKMAKPDQEVVVMVGDGSYLMLNSEIATSVMLGLKLTIVLLDNRGYGCINRLQMATGGANFNNLLKDARHEVMPDVDFAAHAASLGATAEKVASIAELETALARAKGNDKTTVLVIDTDPLVSTEAGGHWWDVAVPEVSSRPQVNAARKKYEEAVGSRQG from the coding sequence ATGACGAAGACCGTTCGCCTGACGATGGCGCAGGCCGTGACCCGCTTCCTGTCGCGCCAGATGACCGAGATCGACGGCCAGAAAGTACCGATCTTCGGCGGCGTCTGGGCGATCTTCGGTCATGGCAACGTCGCCGGGATCGGCGAGGCGCTCTACCAGGTGCGCGACGGATTGCCGACCTTCCGTGCCCACAACGAGCAGGCGATGGCGCATGCGGCGATCGCCTATGCCAAGGCCAATTTCCGCCGCCGCTTCATGGCCGCGACCAGCTCGATCGGTCCCGGTGCGCTGAACATGGTGACGGCGGCAGCCCTGGCACACGTAAACCGGTTGCCTGTCCTGTTTTTGCCGGGTGATGTCTTCGCCAACCGCTTGCCCGATCCGGTGCTGCAGCAGGCCGAGGATTTTTCCGACGGCACGGCGAGCGTCAACGACTGCTTCCGCGCCGTGTCGCGCTATTTCGACCGCATCACGCGACCGGAGCAGATCATCCCGGCGCTCAACCGCGCCATGCAGGTGCTGACTGACCCGGCCGAATGCGGCCCGGTGACGCTCTCACTTTGCCAGGACGTGCAGGCCGAGGCCTACGATTATCCCGAAAGCCTGTTTGCCGAGCGCCTCTGGACGCCGCGCCGGGTTCGTCCGGACCGCAACGAACTGGCCGCCGCCGTCGCGGCGCTGAAGAGCGCGAAGAAGCCGTTGGTGATTGCCGGCGGCGGCGTCCTCTATTCGCAGGCCTCGGGCGAACTGGCCAAGCTGGTGCAGGGCGCCGGCATCCCGGTCTGCGAGACGCAAGGCGGCAAATCCTCGCTGTCTGATGATCATCCGCTCAACATGGCCGCGGTCGGCGTCACCGGCACCTCCGCCGCCAACCGGCTGGCGGAAGAGGCCGATGTCGTGCTCGCCGTCGGCACCAGGCTGCAGGATTTCACCACCGGCTCCTGGGCGCTGTTCAAGAATGCCGGCCGCACTATCATTGGGCTGAACACGCAGGTCTTCGATGCCGGCAAGCACTGGGCGCTGCCGCTGGTCGCCGACGCGGCCGAAGGGCTGGCGGAACTGTCCGCTGCGCTCAAGGGCTGGAAGGCGCCGGCCGCCTGGACCGACAATGCCCTGAAGGGCAAGACGGAGTGGCAGGCTGCCGCCGCCAAGGTGACGGCCTCGACCAATGCCGCCTATCCGTCCGACGCGCAAGTGATCGGCGCCGTGCAGCGCGCCATGGGCTCAGGCGTCACCTTGCTGCATGCGGCAGGCGGTCTGCCCGGCGAGTTGCACAAGCTCTGGCAGGCCGGCGCGCCCGGTTCCTACCATGCCGAATACGGCTTCTCGACCATGGGCTACGAGATAGCCGGCGGGATCGGCGTCAAGATGGCGAAGCCCGACCAGGAGGTCGTCGTCATGGTCGGCGACGGCTCCTACCTGATGCTCAATTCCGAGATAGCGACCTCGGTGATGCTCGGCCTCAAGCTCACCATCGTGCTGCTCGACAACCGCGGTTATGGCTGCATCAACCGGCTGCAGATGGCGACCGGCGGCGCCAACTTCAACAATCTCCTGAAGGACGCCCGCCACGAGGTGATGCCCGATGTCGACTTCGCCGCCCATGCGGCAAGCCTCGGCGCGACGGCCGAGAAGGTGGCGTCGATTGCCGAACTGGAGACGGCGCTCGCCAGGGCCAAGGGCAATGACAAGACCACCGTGCTGGTCATCGACACCGATCCGCTGGTGTCGACCGAAGCCGGCGGCCACTGGTGGGATGTCGCCGTGCCGGAGGTCTCGTCGCGGCCACAGGTGAATGCGGCGCGCAAGAAATATGAGGAAGCCGTGGGCAGCCGTCAGGGCTGA
- the iolC gene encoding 5-dehydro-2-deoxygluconokinase: MGEAVEAKALDVITIGRASVDLYGQQIGSRLEDITSFAKSVGGCPANISVGTARLGLRSALLTRVGDEQMGRFIREQLKREGVSVDGLKTDKERLTALVLLSVEDEGVSPMIFYRSDCADMALAEEDIDEAFIASARAIVVTGTHFSRPNSDAAQRKAIRIMKAKGGKVVFDIDYRPNLWGLAGHAEGFERYVKSDRVSAQLKTVLPDCDLIVGTEEEIMIASGADDCLSALKTIRSLSSATIVLKRGAMGCIVYDGPISDDLEDGVVGKGFPIEVYNVLGAGDAFMSGFLRGWLGGESFATAATWANACGAFAVSRLLCAPEYPTFEELQYFLKHGSKHLALRKDEAINHIHWATTRRRDVPSLMALACDHRIQLEDVAAKAGADVARIEDFKVLTVKAAARVAAGRAGYGMLLDEKYGRDAMFEFARHPFAWLGRPVELPGSRPLRFEFSQDIGSQLIDWPVEHCIKCLCFYHPDDPEALKLEQQQKLRSLFEAARKVGRELLVEIIAGKHGKLDDTTIPRALEELYALGIKPDWWKLEPQASASAWAKIEAVIVKNDPWCRGVVLLGLEAPQDELVAAFAATAKAPIVKGFAVGRTIFINAAEQWLAGKMSDEEAVADMAARFEQLTEAWLAARGRKAA, from the coding sequence ATGGGCGAAGCCGTGGAAGCGAAAGCGCTCGACGTCATCACCATCGGTCGCGCCTCGGTCGATCTCTATGGCCAGCAGATCGGCTCACGGCTGGAGGACATCACCTCCTTCGCCAAATCGGTCGGCGGCTGCCCGGCCAACATCTCCGTCGGCACCGCCAGGCTCGGCCTGCGCTCGGCGCTGCTCACCCGCGTCGGCGACGAGCAGATGGGCCGCTTCATCCGCGAGCAGCTCAAGCGTGAAGGCGTCTCGGTCGATGGGCTGAAGACCGACAAGGAGCGGCTGACCGCGCTGGTGCTGCTCTCGGTCGAGGACGAAGGCGTCTCGCCGATGATCTTCTACCGCTCCGACTGCGCCGACATGGCGCTGGCTGAGGAGGATATCGACGAGGCGTTTATTGCCTCTGCCCGCGCGATCGTCGTCACCGGCACGCATTTCTCGCGGCCTAACAGCGATGCCGCGCAGCGCAAGGCGATCCGCATCATGAAGGCCAAGGGCGGCAAGGTGGTCTTCGACATCGACTACCGTCCCAACCTCTGGGGCCTCGCCGGCCATGCCGAGGGCTTCGAGCGTTACGTCAAGTCGGACCGCGTCTCGGCCCAGCTGAAGACGGTGCTGCCGGATTGCGACCTGATCGTCGGCACCGAGGAGGAGATCATGATCGCCTCGGGCGCCGACGATTGCCTGAGCGCGCTGAAGACCATCCGCTCCTTGTCCTCGGCCACCATCGTGCTCAAGCGCGGCGCCATGGGCTGCATCGTCTATGACGGGCCGATCAGCGACGACCTCGAGGACGGCGTCGTCGGCAAGGGCTTCCCGATCGAGGTCTACAACGTGCTCGGCGCTGGCGATGCCTTCATGTCGGGCTTCCTGCGCGGCTGGCTCGGCGGTGAAAGTTTTGCCACGGCTGCGACCTGGGCCAATGCCTGCGGCGCCTTCGCGGTGTCGCGCCTGCTCTGCGCGCCGGAATATCCGACCTTCGAGGAATTGCAGTACTTCCTCAAGCACGGCAGCAAGCATCTGGCGCTGCGCAAGGACGAGGCCATCAACCACATCCATTGGGCGACGACGCGCCGGCGCGATGTTCCCTCGCTGATGGCGCTCGCCTGTGACCATCGAATCCAGCTCGAGGACGTCGCCGCCAAGGCCGGTGCCGATGTCGCGCGCATCGAGGATTTCAAGGTGCTGACCGTCAAGGCGGCGGCCAGGGTCGCCGCCGGCCGCGCCGGTTACGGCATGCTGCTCGACGAGAAATACGGCCGCGACGCCATGTTCGAATTCGCCCGCCATCCCTTCGCCTGGCTTGGCCGTCCGGTCGAGCTGCCGGGCTCGCGACCGCTGCGCTTCGAATTCTCGCAAGACATCGGCTCGCAGCTAATCGACTGGCCGGTCGAGCACTGCATCAAATGCCTGTGCTTCTACCACCCGGACGACCCCGAGGCGCTGAAGCTAGAGCAGCAGCAGAAGCTGCGCAGCCTGTTCGAGGCCGCGCGGAAAGTGGGCAGGGAGCTTCTCGTCGAGATCATCGCCGGCAAGCACGGCAAGCTCGACGACACCACCATTCCGCGCGCGCTGGAGGAACTCTACGCGCTGGGCATCAAGCCCGACTGGTGGAAGCTCGAGCCGCAGGCATCCGCAAGCGCCTGGGCCAAGATCGAGGCGGTGATCGTCAAGAACGATCCATGGTGCCGCGGTGTCGTGCTGCTCGGGCTGGAGGCGCCGCAGGACGAGCTGGTCGCGGCGTTTGCCGCTACCGCCAAGGCACCGATCGTCAAGGGCTTTGCCGTCGGTCGCACCATCTTCATCAACGCCGCCGAACAATGGCTGGCCGGCAAGATGTCGGATGAGGAGGCGGTGGCCGACATGGCTGCTCGCTTCGAACAGTTGACCGAGGCGTGGCTTGCCGCGCGCGGCCGCAAGGCAGCATGA
- a CDS encoding MurR/RpiR family transcriptional regulator, translated as MDERVPRDFETLRATILERRQSLPKRIAQIAAYALDNPDDIAFGTAASIAASAGVQPSTLIRFAQQLGFDGFTSLQLVFRERLRERNSSYDERLAALRAKAEEGAGHRAIFDGFVAAASTSLSDISRTLNEPHFEEAIALLAKAETIYVLAKRRSYPVASYIAYALGKLKIRNQLIESAAGLNAEMIGFATPRDAVIAISFSPYAPATIEETRSISEQGVPIVAITDSSFSPLAQFAEVWFEVAEADFAGFRSLSATMALAMALTVAVGEKRRDTGRKRKG; from the coding sequence ATGGACGAACGGGTTCCCCGCGATTTCGAGACGCTGCGCGCGACGATCCTGGAGCGGCGCCAGAGCCTGCCCAAGCGCATCGCGCAGATCGCCGCCTATGCGCTCGACAATCCCGACGACATCGCCTTCGGCACCGCTGCCAGCATCGCCGCCTCCGCCGGCGTCCAGCCCTCGACGCTGATCCGCTTCGCCCAGCAGCTTGGCTTCGACGGCTTCACCAGCCTGCAGCTTGTGTTCCGCGAGCGCCTGCGCGAACGCAATTCCTCCTATGACGAGCGGCTGGCCGCCTTGCGCGCCAAGGCCGAGGAAGGCGCCGGCCACCGGGCGATCTTCGACGGTTTCGTCGCCGCCGCCAGTACCTCGCTGAGTGACATTTCGCGCACGCTGAACGAACCGCATTTCGAGGAGGCCATCGCGCTGCTGGCCAAGGCCGAGACCATTTATGTGCTGGCCAAGCGCCGCTCCTACCCGGTCGCCTCCTACATCGCCTATGCGCTGGGCAAGCTCAAGATCCGCAACCAGCTGATCGAGTCGGCCGCCGGGCTGAACGCGGAGATGATCGGCTTTGCCACGCCGAGGGACGCCGTCATCGCCATCAGCTTTTCTCCTTACGCGCCGGCGACCATCGAAGAGACGCGTTCCATTTCCGAACAGGGCGTGCCGATCGTCGCCATCACCGACTCGTCGTTCTCGCCGCTGGCCCAGTTCGCCGAGGTCTGGTTCGAGGTCGCCGAGGCCGATTTCGCCGGCTTCCGCTCGCTGTCGGCGACCATGGCGCTGGCCATGGCGCTGACCGTCGCAGTCGGCGAGAAGCGGCGCGACACGGGCCGCAAGCGCAAGGGCTGA
- a CDS encoding Gfo/Idh/MocA family oxidoreductase translates to MVGVGLIGTGFMGKCHAIAWSSVATVFPDVAKPKLVHLGEVNDELAKRKAGEFGFAKGSGDWRAVVDDPEVEIVSLTTPNQYHPEMAIAILEAGKHLWCEKPMAPGFTEAEAMAEAAGKSGKVAALGYNYIQNPAIRHIGALLEEKIIGEINHLRIEMDEDFMADPEAAFFWKHEAASGYGALDDFAVHPLSLIKVLFGRVGRVMCDMAKPYADRKVASGGRRAVETYDIASVLMHLENGIAGTLLVNRSAWGRKGRIAIQIFGSKGSILYDQERFNEFQLYLTADRPTEQGYRTILVAPHHKPYDAFVPAPGHGLGFNDLKIIECRELLLRLAGKPARIIDFDEGLEIERTVHAMARSFQEQRWVDVR, encoded by the coding sequence ATGGTCGGAGTGGGCCTCATCGGCACGGGTTTCATGGGCAAGTGCCATGCCATCGCCTGGAGCTCTGTCGCCACCGTGTTTCCCGACGTGGCCAAGCCGAAGCTGGTGCATCTCGGCGAGGTCAATGACGAGCTTGCCAAACGCAAGGCCGGTGAATTCGGCTTCGCGAAAGGCTCCGGCGACTGGCGCGCCGTGGTCGACGACCCGGAGGTCGAGATCGTCTCGCTGACCACGCCCAACCAGTACCATCCGGAAATGGCCATCGCCATCCTCGAAGCCGGCAAGCATCTCTGGTGCGAGAAGCCGATGGCGCCAGGCTTCACGGAAGCCGAGGCGATGGCAGAGGCGGCCGGGAAATCCGGCAAGGTGGCGGCGCTCGGCTACAATTACATCCAGAACCCTGCCATCCGCCATATCGGCGCGCTGCTCGAGGAGAAGATTATCGGCGAGATCAACCATCTACGCATCGAGATGGACGAGGACTTCATGGCCGACCCCGAGGCGGCGTTCTTCTGGAAGCACGAGGCGGCGTCGGGCTACGGCGCGCTCGACGATTTCGCCGTGCATCCGCTGTCGCTGATCAAGGTGCTGTTCGGCCGCGTTGGCCGCGTCATGTGCGACATGGCCAAGCCTTATGCCGACCGCAAGGTCGCATCCGGGGGGCGCCGCGCGGTCGAGACCTACGACATCGCCAGCGTGCTGATGCATCTCGAGAACGGCATAGCCGGCACGCTGCTGGTCAACCGCTCGGCCTGGGGCCGCAAGGGCCGCATCGCCATCCAGATCTTCGGCTCGAAGGGCTCGATCCTCTACGACCAGGAGAGGTTCAATGAGTTCCAGCTCTACCTGACGGCCGACAGGCCGACCGAGCAGGGCTACCGCACGATCCTGGTGGCGCCGCACCACAAACCTTACGACGCCTTCGTGCCGGCGCCGGGCCACGGCCTCGGCTTCAATGACCTCAAGATCATCGAGTGCCGCGAGCTCCTGCTGCGGCTTGCCGGCAAGCCGGCGAGGATCATCGACTTCGACGAGGGGCTGGAGATCGAGCGCACCGTGCATGCGATGGCGCGCTCGTTCCAGGAACAGCGCTGGGTGGACGTGCGGTAA
- a CDS encoding YafY family protein — protein sequence MRKASRLFEIIQILRLARQPVTAAMIAEQLEVTVRSIYRDIAALQAMRVPIEGGRGIGYVLRPGFDLPPLMFSIEEMEAIVLSLALLERTGDDELKQAAKRVSAKIAGAVPPPLRHALDANALHAWGFAAPSASAVDLALVRRAIRDEEKLDLSYRDEAGRNTKRIIRPVALIYYAETANIVAWCELRQAIRNFRSDRIEDCRLAGLWFKGEGDRLRQVWVDGWEINESAASA from the coding sequence ATGCGCAAGGCCTCGCGCCTGTTCGAGATCATCCAGATCCTGCGGCTGGCTAGGCAGCCGGTGACGGCGGCCATGATTGCCGAACAGCTGGAAGTGACAGTGCGCTCGATCTATCGCGATATCGCGGCACTTCAGGCGATGCGCGTTCCGATCGAGGGCGGGCGCGGCATTGGCTACGTCCTGCGTCCAGGCTTCGACCTGCCGCCACTGATGTTCTCGATCGAGGAGATGGAGGCGATCGTGCTGTCGCTGGCCCTGCTCGAGCGCACCGGCGACGACGAGCTCAAGCAGGCCGCCAAGCGCGTAAGCGCCAAGATCGCCGGCGCGGTGCCGCCGCCCTTGCGCCATGCGCTCGACGCCAATGCTCTGCACGCCTGGGGTTTTGCAGCGCCTTCGGCTTCGGCGGTCGATCTTGCCTTGGTGCGCCGTGCCATTCGCGACGAGGAGAAGCTCGACCTTTCATATCGCGATGAAGCGGGCCGCAACACGAAGCGCATCATCCGGCCTGTCGCGCTCATCTACTACGCCGAGACCGCCAACATCGTCGCCTGGTGCGAGTTGCGCCAGGCCATCCGCAACTTCCGCAGCGACCGCATCGAGGACTGCCGGCTGGCGGGCCTATGGTTCAAGGGCGAAGGCGACCGGCTGCGGCAGGTCTGGGTGGACGGCTGGGAGATCAACGAATCGGCTGCGAGCGCCTGA
- a CDS encoding LysE family translocator, with protein sequence MGYAENLWLFFILLFGIIAVPGMDMLFVLANALTGGSNRGLAATGGIMLGGIVHTLNGAIGVGLLMHFVPILFTPLLVAGAAYMAYIGITLMRSSITIGQDGPSGSRSAWKAFRQGLMTCLINPKAYLFILAVYPQFLKPDYGPIWMQATVMGLMTIATQAAIYGGLAVTAGRSRELLVANPQATVLAGRAAGLLLFAVSVFTAWEGLRAA encoded by the coding sequence ATGGGCTATGCGGAAAATCTCTGGCTCTTCTTCATCCTGCTGTTCGGGATCATCGCCGTGCCTGGCATGGACATGCTGTTCGTGCTGGCCAATGCGCTGACCGGCGGCAGCAACAGAGGCCTTGCCGCGACCGGCGGCATCATGCTGGGCGGCATTGTGCACACGCTGAACGGCGCGATCGGCGTCGGCCTGCTCATGCATTTCGTACCGATCCTGTTCACGCCGCTGCTGGTCGCCGGCGCCGCCTACATGGCCTATATCGGCATCACGCTGATGCGCAGCTCCATCACCATCGGCCAGGACGGGCCTTCCGGCAGCCGTTCCGCCTGGAAGGCGTTTCGCCAGGGGCTGATGACCTGCCTGATCAATCCGAAGGCCTACCTCTTCATCCTCGCCGTCTATCCGCAGTTCCTGAAGCCGGATTACGGCCCGATCTGGATGCAGGCGACCGTCATGGGGCTGATGACGATCGCCACGCAGGCCGCCATCTATGGCGGGCTCGCGGTTACCGCCGGCCGCAGCCGTGAGCTACTGGTCGCCAACCCGCAGGCGACCGTCCTTGCCGGTCGGGCGGCGGGGCTGCTGCTGTTCGCGGTCTCGGTGTTCACCGCCTGGGAGGGATTGAGGGCGGCGTGA